One genomic region from Desulfovibrio oxyclinae DSM 11498 encodes:
- a CDS encoding FmdB family zinc ribbon protein, giving the protein MPIYEYKCKDCENEFEELVFSHDECPPCPACKSGATEKLISACRTRMGSGEDFGGETESAPAAASAPSGCAGCVGGNCSSCG; this is encoded by the coding sequence ATGCCCATCTACGAATACAAGTGCAAGGATTGCGAAAACGAGTTCGAGGAACTGGTCTTCAGCCATGACGAATGTCCGCCGTGCCCGGCCTGCAAATCCGGGGCGACCGAAAAGCTCATCTCCGCATGCAGGACCCGCATGGGTTCCGGGGAAGACTTCGGCGGCGAGACCGAATCCGCCCCCGCTGCGGCAAGCGCCCCTTCCGGCTGCGCAGGATGCGTGGGCGGCAACTGTTCCTCCTGCGGCTAG
- the hemC gene encoding hydroxymethylbilane synthase: MKQKITIATRGSKLALWQANHISALLREEHPGLEVELLKIKTKGDKILDVPLAKVGGKGLFVKEIEEALLDGRADIAVHSMKDVPTELPEGLEVGINPEREAATDTLLSVNYRGLAELPEGAVVGTSSLRRQSQLLLLRPDLEIKWLRGNLDTRVGKLMNGEYDAIVVATAGLVRLGLSAPKSEILGPPDFLPAVAQGALGIEYRKDDAEVRGMIEFLDHRESKYQVLAERGFLTGLDGGCQVPIAAWSRLEGEKILLTGFVADEDGSRPIRMEQEGHRDSAWQIGTELADRVLAAGGKEILDKVYGRI, from the coding sequence ATGAAACAGAAAATCACCATCGCCACCCGGGGCTCCAAGCTCGCCCTGTGGCAGGCCAATCACATTTCCGCACTGCTTCGCGAAGAACACCCCGGCCTCGAAGTGGAGCTGCTCAAAATCAAAACCAAGGGCGACAAGATCCTCGACGTGCCGCTGGCGAAAGTCGGCGGCAAGGGCCTTTTCGTCAAGGAAATTGAGGAAGCCCTGCTGGACGGCCGCGCCGACATCGCGGTGCACTCCATGAAGGACGTGCCCACCGAGTTGCCCGAGGGCCTTGAAGTGGGTATCAACCCCGAGCGCGAGGCGGCCACAGACACGCTGCTGTCCGTAAACTATCGCGGTCTTGCCGAACTGCCCGAAGGGGCGGTGGTCGGCACCAGCAGCCTGCGCCGCCAGTCCCAGCTCCTGCTGTTGCGCCCGGACCTCGAAATCAAGTGGCTGCGCGGCAACCTCGACACCCGCGTGGGCAAGCTCATGAACGGCGAATACGACGCCATCGTGGTGGCCACCGCCGGTCTGGTGCGCCTCGGCCTCTCCGCTCCCAAGTCGGAGATTCTCGGTCCGCCGGACTTTTTGCCCGCAGTGGCGCAGGGAGCGCTGGGCATCGAGTACCGCAAGGACGACGCCGAAGTGCGCGGCATGATCGAGTTCCTCGACCACAGGGAAAGCAAATATCAGGTGCTGGCCGAACGCGGCTTCCTCACCGGCCTCGACGGCGGCTGTCAGGTGCCCATCGCGGCATGGTCCCGCCTTGAGGGCGAGAAGATTCTCCTGACCGGCTTCGTGGCCGACGAGGACGGTAGCCGTCCCATCCGCATGGAGCAGGAAGGACACCGCGATTCCGCCTGGCAGATCGGCACCGAATTGGCCGACCGCGTTCTCGCCGCAGGCGGCAAGGAAATTCTCGACAAGGTCTACGGACGCATCTAG
- the ribH gene encoding 6,7-dimethyl-8-ribityllumazine synthase, with protein MNIKTIEGKLQAQGLKIAIVSARFNDFIVDRLTGGAVDYLVRHGADEGDLTLIRVPGAYEMPLVARKLARSGKYDGVICLGTVIRGATPHFDFVSNECAKGVAQASFETDLPISFGVLTCDTLEQAIERAGSKAGNKGVEAASALLETVRVMEQL; from the coding sequence ATGAACATCAAGACCATCGAAGGCAAGCTGCAGGCTCAGGGGCTCAAGATCGCCATCGTGTCCGCCCGTTTCAACGACTTCATCGTGGATCGCCTCACCGGCGGTGCGGTGGACTATCTCGTGCGCCACGGCGCCGATGAAGGCGACCTCACCCTCATCCGCGTGCCCGGCGCGTATGAAATGCCGCTGGTGGCGCGCAAGCTCGCACGCTCCGGCAAGTACGACGGCGTGATCTGCCTCGGCACCGTGATCCGCGGCGCCACCCCGCATTTCGATTTCGTGTCAAACGAGTGCGCCAAGGGCGTGGCTCAGGCCAGTTTCGAGACAGACCTGCCCATCAGCTTCGGCGTCCTTACCTGCGACACGCTGGAGCAGGCCATCGAACGCGCCGGATCCAAGGCCGGCAACAAAGGCGTGGAAGCGGCTTCCGCTCTGCTGGAAACCGTCCGCGTCATGGAGCAGCTGTAA
- the nusB gene encoding transcription antitermination factor NusB has translation MSKKKGNRPGVRRMGRTLAFQVLYGVSMVPETGMEGMKAAFERNPQVESEENDFVRDFGRSLYLGVMEHLARLDELVRTHSQHWKIERIAKVELAILRLALYEMAFTDIPERAAINEAVELAKRFGDGNSKSFINGILDGAAKELKAK, from the coding sequence ATGAGCAAGAAGAAAGGCAACAGACCGGGCGTGCGCCGCATGGGCCGCACGCTCGCATTTCAGGTTCTCTACGGCGTATCCATGGTCCCGGAAACGGGTATGGAAGGCATGAAGGCCGCGTTCGAACGCAACCCGCAGGTGGAGAGCGAAGAAAACGATTTCGTCCGCGACTTCGGCAGATCGCTCTATCTCGGCGTGATGGAGCACCTGGCCCGTCTCGACGAGCTGGTGCGCACCCACTCGCAGCACTGGAAGATCGAGCGCATCGCCAAGGTCGAACTGGCGATTCTGAGGCTCGCCCTCTACGAAATGGCCTTCACCGACATCCCGGAAAGGGCGGCCATCAACGAAGCCGTTGAACTTGCCAAACGCTTTGGCGACGGCAACTCCAAGAGCTTCATCAACGGCATCCTCGACGGCGCGGCCAAGGAACTGAAAGCGAAATAA
- a CDS encoding bifunctional 3,4-dihydroxy-2-butanone-4-phosphate synthase/GTP cyclohydrolase II, which translates to MPLCTIEEAIEDIRQGKMVIMVDDEDRENEGDLVCAAEKTTPEMINFMATHGRGLICLAMDGYMVDRLQLPLMAQSNKSQFGTNFTVSIEAREGVTTGISAFDRATTILTAVADDVVPEDIVTPGHIFPLRAKEGGVLVRAGQTEGSVDLCRLAGLKPAGVICEIMREDGNMARMPDLIPFAKEHGLKICSVEDLIAYRMKFGNYSVTKEAEAELPTRWGHFKSAAFKSSTDDKTHIALYMGDIKPDEPVLVRVHSECLTGDVFGSLRCDCGNQLADAMCMIRNEGKGVLLYMRQEGRGIGLGNKIRAYHLQDQGYDTVEANMKLGFPPDLRDYGVGAQILVELGISKMRLMTNNPKKMVGLEGYGLEIVERVAIEAGACEINHKYLMTKKSKMGHMLTLEDEE; encoded by the coding sequence ATGCCGCTGTGCACCATCGAAGAAGCCATTGAAGACATCCGGCAAGGCAAAATGGTCATCATGGTGGATGACGAAGATCGCGAGAACGAAGGCGATCTCGTCTGCGCCGCCGAGAAGACCACTCCGGAGATGATCAACTTCATGGCCACCCACGGCAGGGGCCTCATCTGCCTGGCCATGGACGGATACATGGTCGACCGCCTCCAGCTGCCGCTCATGGCCCAGTCCAACAAATCCCAGTTCGGCACCAATTTCACCGTCAGCATCGAGGCCCGCGAGGGCGTCACCACCGGTATCTCGGCCTTCGACCGAGCCACCACCATCCTCACCGCCGTCGCCGACGACGTGGTCCCCGAGGACATCGTGACCCCCGGGCACATCTTCCCGCTGCGGGCCAAGGAAGGTGGCGTGCTGGTGCGCGCCGGCCAGACCGAAGGCTCCGTGGACCTGTGCCGCCTTGCAGGACTCAAACCCGCCGGCGTGATCTGCGAGATCATGCGCGAGGACGGAAACATGGCCCGTATGCCGGACCTGATTCCCTTCGCCAAGGAGCACGGGCTCAAGATCTGCTCGGTGGAAGACCTCATCGCCTACCGCATGAAGTTCGGCAACTACTCCGTCACCAAGGAGGCCGAAGCCGAACTGCCCACGCGCTGGGGCCACTTCAAGAGCGCCGCGTTCAAGTCCAGCACCGACGACAAGACTCACATCGCCCTGTACATGGGCGACATCAAGCCCGACGAGCCTGTGCTGGTGCGCGTGCACTCCGAGTGCCTCACCGGCGACGTGTTCGGCTCCCTGCGCTGCGACTGCGGCAACCAGCTCGCGGACGCCATGTGCATGATCCGCAACGAGGGCAAGGGCGTGCTGCTGTACATGCGGCAGGAAGGCCGGGGAATCGGCCTTGGCAACAAGATCCGCGCCTACCATCTGCAGGATCAGGGCTACGATACCGTGGAAGCCAACATGAAGCTCGGCTTCCCGCCGGACCTGCGCGATTACGGCGTGGGCGCCCAGATTCTGGTGGAACTCGGCATCTCCAAGATGCGCCTGATGACCAACAACCCCAAGAAGATGGTCGGCCTCGAAGGCTACGGGCTGGAGATCGTCGAGCGCGTCGCCATCGAAGCGGGCGCGTGCGAGATCAACCACAAGTATCTCATGACCAAGAAATCCAAGATGGGCCACATGCTGACCCTTGAGGATGAAGAATAG
- a CDS encoding tetratricopeptide repeat protein: MSTHQKDMRLPPEPDFGHSGIDDANEMVRCVFSTQREITIGTGTTKRRQKSRIMWLVEQRDDDTYAVRKINANFVPVGKETTITGEQLFSEFTPEVEIHLTKVEPAMLNLHRTLERGDLHRLVGESGEAEMEYSEALQIDELNVRAIFGLGIVLAQRGAVQRARSVFHDIVNLDAAFEEEHKHLFNEFGISLRKAALFEEAVQYYTRAMELTQSDDHLHYNIARAHFELAQWGECFEHLHKSLSINGNLNESLNLLRLIKAIHGDQKLLERYGKKPVPQTVGEQAEQLLKETE, from the coding sequence ATGAGCACGCACCAAAAGGATATGCGCCTTCCTCCCGAACCGGACTTCGGGCACAGTGGCATCGATGATGCCAATGAGATGGTGCGGTGCGTGTTCTCCACCCAGCGGGAGATAACCATCGGCACCGGCACCACCAAGCGCAGGCAGAAAAGCCGCATCATGTGGCTGGTGGAGCAGCGCGACGACGATACCTACGCCGTTCGCAAGATCAACGCCAACTTCGTGCCGGTGGGCAAGGAAACCACCATCACCGGAGAGCAGCTCTTCTCCGAGTTCACCCCGGAAGTGGAAATCCATCTGACCAAGGTGGAGCCCGCCATGCTCAACCTGCACCGCACACTGGAACGCGGCGACCTGCACCGCCTTGTGGGCGAAAGCGGCGAGGCCGAAATGGAGTACAGCGAGGCGTTGCAGATAGACGAACTCAACGTGCGCGCCATCTTCGGCCTCGGCATCGTTCTGGCCCAACGCGGCGCCGTGCAACGCGCCCGCTCCGTCTTCCACGACATCGTCAACCTCGATGCCGCTTTCGAGGAAGAACACAAGCACCTGTTCAATGAATTCGGCATCAGCCTCAGGAAGGCGGCCCTGTTCGAGGAAGCGGTGCAGTATTACACCCGGGCCATGGAGCTCACCCAGAGCGATGACCACCTGCACTACAACATCGCCCGCGCCCATTTCGAGCTGGCGCAGTGGGGAGAGTGCTTTGAGCATTTGCACAAAAGCCTGTCGATTAACGGCAATCTCAACGAGTCCCTGAACCTGCTCAGACTCATAAAGGCCATCCACGGCGATCAGAAGCTGCTGGAAAGGTACGGCAAGAAGCCCGTTCCGCAAACCGTTGGGGAACAGGCCGAACAACTGTTGAAGGAAACGGAATAA
- a CDS encoding YheT family hydrolase, whose amino-acid sequence MPLLKHADYNPAFPFTNGHFQTIYPVLARRRPEIAFESERITTPDGDFIDLDWSRTGSDRVAVISHGLEGNSRRKYVAGAALALNRDGWDTVNLNFRGCSGEPNRLPRLYHSGVTDDLHTVLTHALRRGGYSEAALVGFSMGGNQTLKYLGENPDNVPPQVSRAAVFSVPCDLAGAAKVMGRTVNRVYMEYFLRGLREKVRHKAERFPELGLDLTGLDEIRTFEVYDDRYTAPLHGFASAQDYYAKCASLQFLDEVRVPTLLVNAADDPFLSSLCYPEGRARRNDCLYLDIPAHGGHVGFVSLNGNGEYWSEKRMREFFARLDDGTVQEMR is encoded by the coding sequence ATGCCACTTCTGAAACACGCTGATTACAATCCCGCATTTCCTTTCACCAACGGACATTTTCAGACCATATATCCGGTGTTGGCGCGCAGGAGGCCGGAGATTGCCTTCGAATCCGAACGTATCACCACGCCCGACGGCGATTTCATCGATCTGGACTGGAGCCGCACCGGCTCGGACCGGGTGGCTGTCATTTCGCACGGGCTGGAAGGAAACTCCCGGCGTAAATACGTGGCCGGCGCCGCGCTGGCCCTGAACCGTGACGGCTGGGACACCGTTAACCTGAATTTTCGCGGATGCTCGGGCGAACCCAACCGGCTGCCGCGCCTGTATCATTCCGGCGTGACCGATGACCTGCATACGGTGCTGACTCACGCGCTGCGTCGCGGCGGGTATTCGGAGGCCGCGCTGGTGGGCTTCAGCATGGGCGGCAACCAGACACTGAAATATCTTGGCGAGAATCCCGACAACGTGCCGCCGCAGGTGAGCCGTGCGGCCGTATTCTCCGTGCCCTGCGACCTCGCCGGGGCCGCGAAGGTGATGGGCCGCACCGTGAACCGTGTCTATATGGAATACTTCCTGCGCGGACTCAGGGAAAAGGTGCGCCACAAGGCCGAGCGTTTCCCCGAACTCGGACTCGATCTGACGGGGCTGGACGAGATCCGCACCTTCGAGGTGTACGATGACCGCTACACCGCCCCGCTGCACGGGTTCGCCTCGGCACAGGATTACTACGCGAAATGCGCCAGCCTTCAGTTTCTGGATGAGGTCAGGGTGCCGACCCTGCTGGTGAACGCGGCGGACGACCCGTTCCTGTCATCGCTGTGCTATCCCGAGGGCAGGGCGCGGCGAAACGACTGCCTGTACCTGGATATCCCGGCGCACGGCGGGCACGTTGGCTTCGTGAGTCTCAACGGTAACGGCGAGTATTGGTCGGAAAAGAGAATGCGCGAGTTCTTTGCGCGGCTGGATGACGGGACGGTTCAGGAAATGCGGTAG
- the leuS gene encoding leucine--tRNA ligase — MAIGKYHPEKIEGKWQEIWKKSGCFEVEADPAKPKYYVLEMFPYPSGKIHMGHVRNYSIGDVVARFMSMRGYNVMHPMGWDAFGLPAENAAIKNNSHPAEWTYANIDEMREQLQRLGYSYDWRREVASCRPEYYKWEQLFFLKFLEKGLVYRKNSPVNWCPGCNTVLANEQVEEGLCWRCDAEVEQKDMEQWFLRITDYADELLADLNKLDKGWPERVLTMQRNWIGKSYGAELTFSVKGSDRKIDVFTTRPDTIYGATFMSVAAEHPMVEELIEGYEKADEVREFVSKVRNMDRIKRGADDLEKEGIFTGAYCVNPVTGREMPIYVANFVLMAYGTGAVMAVPAHDQRDFEFATKYELPVQVVINPPELHEKGDVLDVADMSEAYADPGILVNSGDFDGMENEAAKKAIVEHLDGSGLGRMTVNYRLRDWNVSRQRFWGAPIPVIYCDACGAVPVPEDQLPIKLPEDAQARSDGKSPLPGMDSFVNCDCPQCGGKARRETDTLDTFFESSWYFLRYCDARNDDAPWDKEKIDYWLPVDQYIGGIEHAILHLLYARFFTKALRDTGFINNDEPFEHLLTQGMVLKDGGKMSKSKGNVVDPNAMINHYGADATRLFILFAAPPVKELEWSDQGIEGAYRFLNRLWRLVEDLQDVLQQAKPASFTDPASEAAKSLRRKEHETIKRVTHDIENHFQFNTAIAAVMELVNELYGVKDELRESAPQALSSAIATALTVLSPVAPHICEELWETLGHDTRLAEQAWPAHDESALVLDEVTVVVQVNGKVRGKLNVPNNAPKDDVEKIAMEQENVIKHIEGKTVRKVIVVPNKLVNIVAN; from the coding sequence ATGGCCATCGGAAAATACCATCCGGAAAAAATCGAGGGCAAATGGCAGGAGATCTGGAAAAAGTCCGGATGCTTCGAGGTCGAGGCCGACCCCGCCAAGCCCAAATACTACGTGCTGGAGATGTTCCCCTACCCCTCCGGGAAGATCCACATGGGCCACGTGCGCAACTACTCCATCGGCGACGTGGTGGCGCGGTTCATGTCCATGCGCGGCTATAACGTCATGCACCCCATGGGCTGGGACGCCTTCGGCCTGCCTGCGGAAAACGCCGCCATCAAGAACAATTCCCACCCCGCGGAATGGACCTACGCCAACATCGACGAGATGCGCGAACAGCTCCAGCGGCTGGGATACTCCTACGACTGGCGGCGCGAAGTGGCCTCCTGCCGTCCCGAATACTACAAGTGGGAACAGCTCTTCTTCTTGAAATTCCTCGAAAAAGGGCTCGTCTACCGCAAGAATTCCCCGGTAAACTGGTGCCCGGGCTGCAACACCGTGCTCGCCAACGAGCAGGTGGAGGAAGGCCTGTGCTGGCGCTGTGACGCCGAGGTGGAACAGAAGGACATGGAGCAGTGGTTCCTGCGCATCACCGATTACGCGGATGAACTGCTGGCCGATCTGAACAAGCTCGACAAGGGCTGGCCCGAGCGCGTGCTGACCATGCAGCGCAACTGGATCGGCAAGAGCTACGGCGCGGAACTGACCTTCTCCGTCAAAGGCTCCGACCGCAAGATCGACGTGTTCACCACCCGGCCCGACACCATTTACGGCGCGACTTTCATGTCCGTGGCCGCCGAGCATCCCATGGTGGAAGAGCTCATCGAAGGCTACGAGAAGGCCGACGAGGTCCGCGAATTCGTCAGCAAGGTCCGCAATATGGACCGCATCAAGCGCGGCGCCGACGACCTCGAAAAAGAAGGCATCTTCACGGGCGCTTACTGCGTCAACCCGGTCACCGGCCGGGAGATGCCCATCTACGTGGCAAACTTCGTGCTCATGGCCTACGGCACCGGCGCGGTCATGGCGGTGCCCGCTCACGACCAGCGCGACTTCGAATTCGCCACCAAGTACGAACTTCCGGTTCAGGTGGTCATCAATCCGCCCGAACTGCACGAAAAGGGCGATGTCCTTGATGTCGCGGACATGAGCGAGGCTTACGCCGACCCCGGCATCCTCGTGAACTCCGGCGACTTCGACGGCATGGAGAACGAGGCTGCCAAGAAGGCCATCGTGGAACACCTCGACGGCTCGGGCCTCGGCCGCATGACCGTGAACTACCGCCTGCGCGACTGGAACGTCTCCCGCCAGCGGTTCTGGGGCGCCCCCATTCCCGTGATTTACTGCGACGCCTGCGGCGCGGTGCCGGTCCCCGAGGACCAGCTGCCGATCAAGCTGCCGGAAGACGCGCAAGCCCGCAGCGACGGCAAGTCCCCGCTTCCGGGCATGGACTCCTTCGTCAACTGCGACTGCCCACAGTGCGGCGGCAAGGCACGCAGGGAAACCGACACCCTGGACACCTTCTTCGAGTCCAGCTGGTATTTCCTGCGCTACTGCGATGCCCGCAACGATGACGCCCCGTGGGACAAGGAAAAGATCGACTACTGGCTGCCCGTGGACCAGTACATCGGGGGCATCGAGCACGCCATTTTGCATCTGCTCTACGCCCGCTTCTTCACCAAGGCCCTGCGCGACACCGGTTTCATCAACAACGACGAACCGTTCGAGCATCTGCTCACGCAGGGCATGGTCCTCAAGGACGGCGGCAAGATGTCCAAGTCCAAGGGCAACGTGGTGGACCCCAACGCCATGATCAACCACTACGGCGCGGACGCCACGCGTCTGTTCATCCTCTTCGCCGCCCCGCCGGTGAAGGAGCTTGAGTGGTCCGATCAAGGCATCGAGGGCGCCTACCGCTTCCTCAACCGCCTGTGGCGGCTGGTGGAAGACCTGCAGGACGTGCTGCAGCAGGCAAAGCCCGCAAGCTTCACCGACCCGGCCTCCGAAGCCGCCAAGTCTTTGCGCCGCAAGGAACACGAGACCATCAAGCGCGTCACGCACGACATCGAGAACCACTTCCAGTTCAACACCGCCATCGCCGCGGTCATGGAACTGGTCAACGAGCTGTACGGCGTCAAGGACGAACTGCGAGAGTCCGCTCCGCAGGCCCTGTCCTCGGCCATCGCCACGGCCCTGACCGTGCTCTCCCCGGTGGCCCCGCACATCTGCGAGGAACTCTGGGAGACCCTCGGACACGATACCCGTCTGGCCGAGCAGGCATGGCCCGCTCACGACGAATCCGCGCTGGTCCTCGACGAGGTCACGGTGGTGGTGCAGGTCAACGGCAAGGTTCGCGGCAAGCTGAACGTGCCGAACAACGCGCCCAAGGATGACGTGGAAAAGATCGCCATGGAGCAGGAGAACGTGATCAAGCACATCGAAGGCAAGACCGTTCGCAAGGTCATCGTCGTTCCCAACAAACTGGTGAACATCGTGGCCAACTAG
- a CDS encoding helix-hairpin-helix domain-containing protein: protein MDEHDQAIRELSSIPGVGSSIAQDLYELGFRKVEDLKDQDPEAIYRSLMALADQHVDRCVLYVFRCAVYYASTTFHDPDKLKWWNWKDPEIIETP from the coding sequence ATGGACGAGCACGATCAGGCCATCCGGGAACTGAGTTCCATCCCCGGCGTGGGATCCAGCATCGCGCAGGACCTGTACGAGCTGGGCTTCCGCAAGGTCGAGGACCTGAAGGATCAGGACCCCGAGGCCATTTACAGAAGCCTCATGGCGCTGGCCGACCAGCACGTGGACCGCTGCGTGCTTTATGTGTTCCGTTGCGCCGTGTACTACGCGTCCACCACCTTCCACGACCCGGACAAGCTCAAGTGGTGGAACTGGAAGGATCCGGAGATCATCGAGACTCCGTAG